A window from Hemicordylus capensis ecotype Gifberg chromosome 2, rHemCap1.1.pri, whole genome shotgun sequence encodes these proteins:
- the LOC128343750 gene encoding olfactory receptor 1019-like — MGFILRLSFDSTEEQNLTTVTTFILLGFTEKPKLGPIFSAIFFLLYVFTVLGNAWMVTLIRVEQCLHTPMYFFLSNLSFLDLCYSSVIAPKALEVQMQWGRASISLTACATQMFCFTTLVTAECFLLAAMAYDRFLAICHPLTYALLMTQGRCIWLVLGAYICGLVGSIIQTSGAFRLSYCGPNRINHFFCDIPAILKLSCSDTFLSEAILFASTSIIAVVTTAIIIVSYMQVLWNVLKSHANQGRRKALSTCTSHLTTLGLFYGTAIFMYAQPRTKGSQDQDKVVSLFYTLVIPMLNPLIYSLRNKDVKEAMKHLMSRRAIGLSLK, encoded by the coding sequence ATGGGTTTCATCCTCAGGCTCAGCTTTGACTCCACAGAGGAGCAGAATTTGACCACAGTGACAACGTTCATCCTCCTGGGCTTTACAGAGAAGCCTAAACTGGGCCCCATTTTTTCTGCAATCTTCTTTCTCTTGTATGTGTTCACAGTATTGGGCAATGCTTGGATGGTCACCTTGATCAGAGTTGAACAGTGTCTACACACTCCTATGTATTTCTTCCTTAGTAACCTCTCTTTCTTGGACCTCTGTTATTCCTCAGTCATTGCACCCAAGGCACTGGAAGTCCAGATGCAATGGGGCAGGGCTTCAATTTCCCTGACAGCTTGtgccacacagatgttctgtttCACCACACTGGTGACTGCAGAATGTTTTCTTCTGGCAGCCATGGCGTATGATCGCTTCTTGGCCATCTGCCATCCACTGACCTATGCCTTGCTAATGACCCAAGGGCGCTGCATCTGGCTTGTACTAGGGGCTTATATCTGTGGTCTAGTGGGTTCTATCATCCAGACTAGTGGTGCTTTCCGGTTATCCTACTGCGGCCCCAACCGGATCAACCACTTCTTCTGCGACATCCCTGCAATCCTGAAGCTCTCCTGTTCGGACACCTTTCTTTCTGAGGCTATTCTCTTTGCCTCCACTAGCATAATTGCTGTGGTAACCACAGCAATTATTATCGTCTCCTATATGCAGGTTCTGTGGAATGTGCTCAAAAGCCATGCCAATCAAGGGCGCCGAAAAGCCCTCTCCACCTGTACTTCCCACCTTACTACTCTGGGTCTCTTCTATGGCACTGCCATCTTCATGTATGCTCAGCCAAGGACCAAAGGGTCACAAGATCAGGACAAGGTGGTCTCCCTTTTCTACACCCTGGTGATCCCTATGCTCAATCCATTAATCTACAGCTTGAGGAACAAGGATGTGAAGGAAGCCATGAAGCACCTGATGAGTAGGAGGGCAATAGGTCTATCCCTTaagtag